The genomic region TCGTGTTAGACAACCAGAAGAATATGAGGTGCGTGCAGAAGCTTTTCAGCAAAGTCAACCGCGATTTAATATGATAGGTCTTTCAACTACTATCAATACTGCAAATATTGCAAGAAGTCTAGATGTTAAAAATATTTCTAAAGATGATAGTGTGCCTGTCGAGACCAATGCTCTCGTTTTACTTAAAAATAAATACAGTAAAGAATACCTTTTAAATTATCTAGATTTAGAAGAAAAGGACTTTATTGAATATGGGTATTTTGTTCAAGATAATGGTCTTACTAAAGATCTTGTACAGGCAGATAATGAATTAGATCTATTGGAATTTTTATCTCAACAAGCAGTGCAATTTAAGAAACGTAAAATGTCCACAGATGAATAAATTCTTATTTATATTTTTTATTTCTTTTATCGCCATAGGTCAACAAGAGCGCGTTCAAATTTCGGGCTATATTCAAAATGAACTAGATGAACCTATAGAAGGAATCACTATTTTCAATGAGAATAGTTATGAGGTAACGGTAACAACTGCAACAGGTACTTATAGAATTGATGTAATGTCTGGTGATAAAATCGTCTTTAAATCTGTTGATCACGAGCCTGTAACACTTATAGTCACAGATCGTACTATTGAAGAAAAAGTTGTGGCGATTACTTTAGGAAACGGTGTCAATGTATTAGATGAGGTTTTATTAGAAGGTGATCAAAATATATATCTTAACCTTAAAAGACTAGAAACTGCAGATACCAGAATGGAAAAAATATCTGGACAAAATATGTGGACACCTGCAATTGATAGAACAGAGAATACACTATCTGACATGGTACGCCAGCCAGAAGATTATGACTTACGTCACGAGGCTATGATGCAATCACAACCACGTTACAATATGTTTAATCTGGTAGGCTTACTAGCAGCAGTGGTTTTAAATACAGCATTAAATGCTATTAACTTTGATTTTGGATCTGCTCAAACAGTAGAAGAGAGATTTGATGTTGCCGTGTTAAAAAATCAATTTGATGCAGATTATCTTGTTGAGTTTTTAGACATTAAAAAAGAAAATCTATACGATTTCATTTATTTTGCGACAGATCAAGGACTCAATAATCAACTCATGCAGCCAGAAAATGAACTCGTTTTACTGCAGTTCTTGTCAAATACTGCAACAGCCTATAAAAAAAGAAAGCAATAATTAAAAGATACAATGATGAAAAAAATAACCACAATATTATTTATGGCAGCTGCCATGGTAATAACTATATCCTGTGATAGTGATGATGACTTACCCGTTACTCAACCTATTCAAGTAAATACTTTTTGCTATGGAGACCAGACGACTAATTTTGAAACCATAGGTGCCTTTAGAGAAGAGCCTCAACTTAGCGGCGGTACAGGTGTATTAACAGAAGTTACCGTAATAGGTGATGGGTTGCAACTCAACGATATGGATGAACTAGAAGGAGCAGGCGTTTTAATGCAAATTAACTTTTATGGCAACTCTACAGATAGTTTTCAAACCGGTCTTTATCAAATAGCGAGTACAGAAGAGCCAGCAGACGCTTCTTTAAGTTATAGTCTTGATTTTGATACAGCTACAATGTTTAATACATCCACCTCGCTGGAAAGTGGTTTCATAAGAGTAGAAACATATCAAACTGGATATGCAATTACTGTGGATGGATTAGATACAAATGGTGATGAATTTCACGGTATTTACTTAGGTAATATTGCTCTTTTACAATAGATGACTCTCATAGGATTAAATCCTTACTTCTTTATGAAATATATATTCGTATTCTTAATGATTCCATTATTATCACAGGCATCTTATGTAGATCGTGAGGTTGAAGATTTACGCTTTCGCGAAAGCGTATCCAGCACTGCTCATAAATATTACTTATCTGTATCAAATGTAAAGTATAATGCAAAAGTTGGTGCCCTTCAAATGACCTCTCGTTTTTTTATTGATGATTTAGAAGATGTACTGTCTACAAGAGCAGATGAAAATATCATACTTACAGAAGATGGTAACTTAACAAAGTATAAGCAATTAATAGGTGATTACTTTACCTCTAGACTACGTATTAAAGTAGATGGGGAATTAATTCCTATAGATTATCTGGGGTCTGAGATAGAGAATGATCAATTAGTTCTTTATATTGAGATTCCTGTAAAACGAGAACCACTAGAAATCGAGATGCGATTTACAGCACTTATGGAACTTTTTGAAGATCAAAAAAACATGGTGCATTTTAAAATAAGAGGTGAACGTAAGACATTACTTATGATTGCAAAAAAGAAAATAGACTCTGTGAAGTTTTAGTTAAATTTCTTTTGAGTAATCTATTATTCTTATTTTAGCAACTCTATAAACTAAATCAAAAAAATGAAAGCGATTAAACTATTGTTTGTCAGTATGTTGATGGTTTCTTTTTCAGGTTTTGCACAAGAAGCAGAACAAGCAGAAGAGCCTAAGGCAGAAGAACATTACAACATTAACAAATTCCGCCAGCTGTATCAGGAGTTTTCTACTCCTAATCAATACCGCAGTGCAAGTGGTGCTCCAGGTCCTAAATATTACCAGCAACGTGCTGATTATGAGATGGACATCAGATTAGATGATGAAAATCATCACATCTATGGTTATGAGACCATTACTTATACTAACAATTCTCCAGATGTATTAGATTATCTATGGGTACAGTTAGATCAAAACATGCGTGCCAAGGATTCAAAAACACCACTAATTGAAGGTGGTGGAGTAGCTCCATTTGCGCAACCTTCAGGTTTTGCAGGTGAATACCTTTCAGAGCCTTTTGATGGTGGATTCAATATTAAAAAGGTATTAGACTCAAAGGGTAATCCTTTAAAATACATGATCAATCAGACCATGATGAGAGTTGAAATGCCTAAAGCACTTGCACCAGGAAAGAAATTTGAGTTTGATATAGAATGGGATTATAATATTAATAATCATGTTGAAGGTCGTGGGCGTAGTGGTTATGAAGAGTTTCCTGATGGTCATAGAGCCTATGTGATTGCACAATTCTATCCACGTATGTGTGTGTACAATGATGTTGAAGGATGGCAAAATAGCCAGTTCTGGGGACGCGATGAGTTTGCATTGCCATTCGGTTCTTTTGAGGTTAACATTACAGTACCTGCAGATCACTGGTTAGACGGGACAGGTAAATTAACAAATCGTAAAGAGGTTTACAGTGCTGAGGAAATGAGAAGATATGAAATGGCTCAACGTACTTATGACGAGCCTGTAGTAATTCGCACTCAGCAAGAAGCTGAGAAGCTTGCTATGATGCCAGGAGTTAGTAATACTAAAACTTGGAAATTAAAAGCAGATTATGTGCGTGACTTTGGGTGGACTTCTTCTCGTCGTTACGTGGCTGATGCTATGGCAGTAAAAGTAGGAGGAAAAGATATCATGGCTGTTTCTATATATCCGCCAGAAGGAAATCCTCTATGGGAACAATGGTCTACTAAGGCTGTTGCACAAACTTTAAAGTCTTATTCTAGAATGACTTTTGATTATCCTTATCACAAGGCTATCTCTGTTCACGCAAAAAATCAAGGTATGGAGTACCCGATGATTTGTTGGAATTACGGACGACCAGATGCAGATGGTAACTATAGTGATAGAACTAAATTTGGTATGATATCAGTTATTATACATGAAGTAGGGCATAATTATTTCCCAATGATTGTCAATAGCGACGAGCGTCAGTGGACATGGATGGATGAAGGTTTAAATACGTTTGTACAATATGTTGCAGAGCAGGATATGGGAGAGAATTATCCAGCTTCTATTGAAGGATTAGATGCTTATCCATCACGTCGTGGACCAGCTGCTAACATTGTACCTTACATGGCTGGTGATCAACGCTATATTGCTCCTATTATGAGTAAAGGTTTAAATACGTACCAGTTTGGTTCTAATGCTTATGGAAAACCAGGTACCGCTTTAAATATATTACGTGAAACAGTAATGGGTCGTGATTTATTTGATTATGCATTCCGTACTTATTCTCAAAGATGGATGTTTAAGCACCCAACTCCAGAAGACTTCTTCCGTACTATGGAAGATGCAAGTGCTATGGATTTAGATTGGTTCTGGAGAGGATGGTTCTACACAACTCAGTATAATGACATGGGAATAAAATCTGTAGATAAATTTTACGTATCTGCTGATATGAATCAAGAGATGAAAGACTACCTTGAAGAAAGAAATATTCCTAAAGATAGAGTTCCACAGCTAGTTTATATGGTTAAAGAAGGTAGTGAAGACTTTAAAGAAGAAATGAAAGGAAAAGCTCCTAGTGAAGTTGTTAGTGAGTTAAAAGATTACATGATGGATAACTTTACTGCAGAGCAACGCGCTGCAATGAAAGAACCTAAATATTTCTATCAAATCACAGTGGAAAAGCCAGGTGGTTTAGTAATGCCTATCATCATTGAGTATACTTATGCTGATGGTACTTCTGAAACGGTTACTCATCCAGCAGAAATCTGGAGATTGAATGATAAAGAAGTAAGCCTTTCTAAAGCGACACAAAAAGAAATCGTAGGAATCGTAATTGATCCTAAGTTAGAGACTGCAGATATTGATACTTCAAATAACTCATGGCCACAAGAGCCTAAAGTGGACAAGTTTGAAGAAATGAAGCAATAAACAGCATTCAACTAATATTTTAAAAAACCAGATTCACAATGAATCTGGTTTTTTTGTGTTATAAGGTTAAGTATTATATTCGTCTTATGAAGTACAGTATTCTTTTTTTACTCAGTTTTTTCATATTCAGTTGTGATGATCCATCATTAGAGGATC from Nonlabens arenilitoris harbors:
- a CDS encoding DUF6702 family protein, with product MKYIFVFLMIPLLSQASYVDREVEDLRFRESVSSTAHKYYLSVSNVKYNAKVGALQMTSRFFIDDLEDVLSTRADENIILTEDGNLTKYKQLIGDYFTSRLRIKVDGELIPIDYLGSEIENDQLVLYIEIPVKREPLEIEMRFTALMELFEDQKNMVHFKIRGERKTLLMIAKKKIDSVKF
- a CDS encoding M1 family metallopeptidase, whose translation is MKAIKLLFVSMLMVSFSGFAQEAEQAEEPKAEEHYNINKFRQLYQEFSTPNQYRSASGAPGPKYYQQRADYEMDIRLDDENHHIYGYETITYTNNSPDVLDYLWVQLDQNMRAKDSKTPLIEGGGVAPFAQPSGFAGEYLSEPFDGGFNIKKVLDSKGNPLKYMINQTMMRVEMPKALAPGKKFEFDIEWDYNINNHVEGRGRSGYEEFPDGHRAYVIAQFYPRMCVYNDVEGWQNSQFWGRDEFALPFGSFEVNITVPADHWLDGTGKLTNRKEVYSAEEMRRYEMAQRTYDEPVVIRTQQEAEKLAMMPGVSNTKTWKLKADYVRDFGWTSSRRYVADAMAVKVGGKDIMAVSIYPPEGNPLWEQWSTKAVAQTLKSYSRMTFDYPYHKAISVHAKNQGMEYPMICWNYGRPDADGNYSDRTKFGMISVIIHEVGHNYFPMIVNSDERQWTWMDEGLNTFVQYVAEQDMGENYPASIEGLDAYPSRRGPAANIVPYMAGDQRYIAPIMSKGLNTYQFGSNAYGKPGTALNILRETVMGRDLFDYAFRTYSQRWMFKHPTPEDFFRTMEDASAMDLDWFWRGWFYTTQYNDMGIKSVDKFYVSADMNQEMKDYLEERNIPKDRVPQLVYMVKEGSEDFKEEMKGKAPSEVVSELKDYMMDNFTAEQRAAMKEPKYFYQITVEKPGGLVMPIIIEYTYADGTSETVTHPAEIWRLNDKEVSLSKATQKEIVGIVIDPKLETADIDTSNNSWPQEPKVDKFEEMKQ